Genomic DNA from Larus michahellis chromosome 3, bLarMic1.1, whole genome shotgun sequence:
GTTATCTGTTTCATACTGGatttgcattgttttcttcaaataatATCTAAGACATTTGGTTCTGTTTCAGTCTTGGTCCCTTTACTTTGTTCCAGTTACTCAAGTACTTTCTTACCTTATGTGCAAACAGTGCACGTACTAGAGTAGGGCTTAtccttttccatgctttttctCACGCTGTTACAATGCTCACGTAGCATCCTGCTCTCCCTTACCTGCTTCCTTACAAATCATTGGTATTAGCGTGTTCTTTGAACATTCTCCTGGTTTCCAGCAGAGGTTCTGTCTTATTGCAGGGCCTGGTACAGCAGGAAGACCACTTGCTTGTGAGCTCTTGGAAGTTTTACGTTGTATGCCTTTTCTATGTGCCAGCCTCATCTGCACCACGGAGGCAATACGTTGCCTTGCGTGTGTGCATTGtctggggagatggggggagtgAGAGGTGAGGGTGACTTcctaaataaaatggaaatgaagaagtTGGACATAGGAAAGCAGTAGCTTTTTCATGTTCTTGTGAGAGATGTTGGCTTCATCTAGTCATATAGGGGACGTAACACTGCTAAAGTTGGTTGGCTTCAGTGGTTGCTGAGTAGTCCTTTGGACGACCATTGCCCTTTAACTGGCTACTAATATCAGGACTAAAGCAGCATTCCCATTCACCCGGTCTAGGTGTGGCAGTAAGGAGTGGGTTCGCAAGGGCTAACTTTAGCTGCAGGGTTTAATCATGTAATCCCTCCCATCATCAGTGCACAGATTGAATCCTGCACAAACAGTTGAAAGCTTCTCTGTTAAGTTTGTCTTTGCTGTCGTCTAAAGACACTTTCCTGCCCTGCTTTGACGGTGGAGGAGGATTAGAGTCAATAGGTTAAAATTAAACTCTGAGATCATCTTCAGTGAGGTTTGTATTGTGTGCACATCGTTAGCAGGCTTCTCTCCTCTAACACTGTTACAAAGCGATTAGGAATGTAAATGTATTGATCTTCTCTTTATCTCCGTGTGATCCGAGAGTCAAACACGTTAAGCATAGCTGGATTGCTGTGCCCCAGGTTTTAGGAGTAATGAACTATCTCTTTTGCAGATATCTTCTTCAATCTTCCTTTCTTATGGAAGACTTTCAGCTGTTAAGAGCTGTGCGCTTTTCTCTAACAGGCATCCAAGAAGAAGGTGTATATGCTATATAACCTGCAGCCCGACCGCTCTGTGACTGGTGGGGCTTGGTACAGTGACCAAGACTTTGAGTCTGAATTTGTGGAGGTGTTAAATCAACAGTGTTTTAAATTTCTACAGAGTAAGGTGAGTGCCACTACTAAAGCCACCAGTTTTGtgcaagtaattattttctttataaaaccagTGACAGGCAAGGCTTGAGTTTTCCATAGTGTTTTTTGCAAGTGTTGGACACTGTTATAACTGCATTGGCAAATCTGTACTGGATTGTTTGTGTCACAGCAAGTGTGATGGTGTTGCACTTTAATAACGTGTATTTTTACACCCTGTACATGGAGCGAAGCCTTCAGTCTCCAAAGTCCAATGACAAGGTAGACAGCAAAGAACACAGGACCAAAAAACCTAGCAAAAGTCAGTGTTTTCCCTGCAGAGTTCCTAATTTCTGAGAAAGGCACTAGTGAGTCATCTCTGCCTAGAAAACAATTTTCTCTAGCATAACTGCAGGAGAAGCCTGCTTTCCATTAAATAAGTCCTATGCAGATTGCAACATTTCTCTGTTccattgaaatgtattttaactgGCACTACATACATCAGAAACTTCttttgtctcaaaaaaaacctgccagatGCTGATATTCCTTCATATTAATCTAAATCACTGTGTAAATTTTGTGTCATATTTATTGTAAAATTATGTTTGCTTGTGCACTGCATTGTCTCACCTACATCAGTCTTAAGGACGTAGCtttaaataccaaataaaaaacATGTCCCAGAAATGGTTTGGAAATCAACTTTAATACTTCAGTCTGCCTGAAACCGAACCGCGAAGGAGGCTCTTGGCAGTGAGTACTGACTATAactcttctttgcttttttcttaggCAGAAGCAGCTCGAGAGAGCAAACAGAACCCCATGATACAGAGGAACAGCTCATTCGCCTCATCCCATGAGGTGTGGAAATACATCTGTGAACTGGGTATCAGTAAGGTCAGAATAGATTCATCTTACGACTCTCGAAAAGCATGAGTAGCTGCAGGAGTTGAGTCCTGCAAATTTGGTGAGGGTCTGGCAAGTACCCTACCCAGTCACTGTATTGGAAGTGGGCTTTGCCACTTTATTGTTTTTTGAGGAGGGTCGTTGGTGCTCCATGGGATTCCAGGGTAGTTTGTGCACGTGGGTTTTTCAAAGATGTATAAAAGAATTTGCATCCACATACTTTTTGATGGGAACTGGGGTAATTTTTCCTTTAACAGTCTCAACTggtttatattttataatttctcCCAAGTTTGCCTATGCACTTCAAGCAGTTAtaggtgaggggggaaaaaaaaaggggaggaaaaaaacctccgTGATTATTGGTCACCATCAACAGGCATATCTTCAGTAGTCTGTCTGTCTTCTTTCATGATTGTTTTCTTGTAAAACTGGAAACGTATCATGCTAGGATGATGTAGACACTTGAGGTGCATAGGGAAGTTCTTTTTGGTAAGCCAAGGCTAGTGTAATCCAAAAGTGCCTGGGAGTTAGGaggtatttgcttttcttttcgtATCTGCACAACCCTATAAAGTGCCCAGCGAGAGCGGTTCCTTTGTCTGGGCTAGGTTAGAATTCTAAGGATTTGTAACTGACGGTGTTTGCGCAtttactaatatttattttacacatTATTTCTTAGGTCGAGTTGTCAATGGAAGACATTGAAACCATTTTAAATACACTAATATACGATGGAAAAGTGGAGATGACTATTATTGCTGCAAAGGAAGGGACGGTAGGCAGTGTGGATGGACAGATGAAGTTGTACAGAGCCGTCAGTCCTCTCATACAACCCACTGGATTAGTCAGGACGCCCTGTGGACTCTGTCCCGTAAGTAATTAATTCTGTATATGAATATGTGGGTGCAATCCTGCTAATGGCCAGCTAGCACATTGCAGGGTTGTGCCTGTGGGTGCTTCTTGTAACCATGAGTGTTACCTGTGATACCTTAGCTATGGTGTAAGAGGCAGGTTCTTTAGTTTAGACCAGGAAGTTTCCTGCTCGTACGTTGTCTCTTTACTGTATGTCAAAGGGTGCCATCAAGCGTAGCCCATTCCAAATCGTACTATTATATTTTCTGATCGCATGTTTGCCTATTTATGTTTTTGAACAAGCTAACTTATTTCTGTCTAGCTTTTGGTCTCTCCTGCTTGGATTGTAAACTGATAGTATGTGGGTAAAACTTGCCAGCGTGTCCATTTCCATGATTTACTGCAGTGGggtctgttttgctttgttgtgctCACATTATTCTTCCTCAGAGCTGGCATTGGACTTCCTAGATTTTGGCCTCTGTTAGACTTCTGCTTTTCTACTGTGCAAGGAGCAGAAAACATGTGAGCATGTTACTTCCAGTTAGATTGTACTTGCTGTATATAATTACTCTACTGACACAGGGCTTGCTTTTGCAGGTTTTTGATGATTGCCACGAAGGTGGTGAGATTTCTCCATCAAACTGTATTTATATGACAGAGTGGCTggagttttaaagtgaaagaaaactgtaaactGGATTTGTGCTTCACAGCCAAGCTGACAAAGcagcttgcttttttaaaagtggACTTCTAAATTTGTGAGCAACTTCAGGATGTGGAGTGactgtttttaatgaaacataaaGCAGCAGCATATCAGTTGCACGAGCGGTGCTGTGAGTGGACTGGAAATCGAGTCAGCACTGAAGATCAAGGCTGAAGTGGAAATGTAGATCCATTCTTGTACCAAAAATTGGTTGTGGGACTTGAAAAGTGTCGTAGCACAGCTGTGTGGTGATGCATCGCTTCCAAGGACTGTGTCAAGTACTCCACAGATGCTTATTctgaataagaggaaaaaaaagtcattagctGATCAGAAAAACTTGCTAATGAGTGTTGCCGAGAATGAGAACCTGAACTTTGCTTTCAGACTAATGCTAATGGTGGGTGCTCTAAGTCCTAAAGTTGACGCTTTTCTCCCTTGATAGCTACCATCTAATTGAAGACTAAGACTCTGACGCGGGGAAAGATCCTAAATATGTCAAACAGAACTCAGCGATTCTTTATTATCTTTCCTACCTGCTAATTTGTCATTAAAACCCTGACTTTTCTCATGTGCTTCATTTCCttcattgctgctgttgcctGGTGATGCATCTGTTGTATTTATTCCTTCATCTGACAGCTACAGGATTATGATCCTGTGTTGGTGTGTTCTGACAGCTGCATCACGTACATGGGTATGCCAGCtgaaatttttaatagaaatattctgGGAAGATGTGttttctggaagagaaaaagagttcCTCTGGCCTGATGGTACAGCCAAATTTTTTATAGATTATCGGAGTACCCTCAGGGTTGAAAAAGATTCCAGTGTCAGTTGTTTGTACATAAATATGGCCTCGGGCCGTGGTTTGTGATCTGAGAAAGGCGTGATACTGGCATATCATCGAAAAGCACAATATTCTTTCCCTGTCATGGGGAGCCAATTTGTGTTTCCCTTAAGTGTGACCTCTCTGGCTCCTTCTCTGTGTGACTCTGGACTCATGAATTTGCAATAACATATAGACTGTGGTGGTGTTGTAAACCTCATGCCCAGGGTATTCCAGGCCGTGGACCTCTTCAGAGAGCTGTGTCTAGTTTCCTCTGGCTA
This window encodes:
- the POLR3F gene encoding DNA-directed RNA polymerase III subunit RPC6 isoform X2 — encoded protein: MAEVKVKPEVPDPMEIENRIIELCHQFPHGITDQVIQNDMPHMEAQQRAMAINRLLSMGQLDLLRSNAGLLYRIKESQNASKMKGSDNQEKLVYQIIEDAGNKGIWSRDIRYKSNLPLTEINKILKNLESKKLIKAVKSVAASKKKVYMLYNLQPDRSVTGGAWYSDQDFESEFVEVLNQQCFKFLQSKAEAARESKQNPMIQRNSSFASSHEVELSMEDIETILNTLIYDGKVEMTIIAAKEGTVGSVDGQMKLYRAVSPLIQPTGLVRTPCGLCPVFDDCHEGGEISPSNCIYMTEWLEF
- the POLR3F gene encoding DNA-directed RNA polymerase III subunit RPC6 isoform X1 translates to MAEVKVKPEVPDPMEIENRIIELCHQFPHGITDQVIQNDMPHMEAQQRAMAINRLLSMGQLDLLRSNAGLLYRIKESQNASKMKGSDNQEKLVYQIIEDAGNKGIWSRDIRYKSNLPLTEINKILKNLESKKLIKAVKSVAASKKKVYMLYNLQPDRSVTGGAWYSDQDFESEFVEVLNQQCFKFLQSKAEAARESKQNPMIQRNSSFASSHEVWKYICELGISKVELSMEDIETILNTLIYDGKVEMTIIAAKEGTVGSVDGQMKLYRAVSPLIQPTGLVRTPCGLCPVFDDCHEGGEISPSNCIYMTEWLEF